A region of Vespula vulgaris chromosome 1, iyVesVulg1.1, whole genome shotgun sequence DNA encodes the following proteins:
- the LOC127064745 gene encoding E3 ubiquitin-protein ligase RNF8-like isoform X2, which produces METTNMKRRSMPDNEVKILEPILVTLNRNDSTARDIHIDKPEFKIGRARDNDEIILDLLISRKHCVIRYQGNGEWTIKDLSSSYTFVNDDVLELGSTRKIFVGDIIQFSTNSDYKYVFTLNLTEETNCKRQRIDKQLFYEVFAEQKTSVETQKSQRKELKDKLENKQKEQLELKEELNVLLKQWDMVHNDKEGLKNRIEKLKDKIATGNNQEKHLQSMYSELLKKFKNEKTRFEIRLSEEREKWQEALDLSKQEKKLVEIKMRKQMGKWREEQQAGWKSLMENIVMEEKYIQAQLLTEKIELEEKLKETEKALKDKEIKSESIQSKNGAMDTVSNIMDEQLTCSVCSELFIKATTLNCMHTFCFHCIDTWNKKRKECPVCRASVKSMNRSLVLDNFIEKMLDKLSMHMKDRRAEIVEEREALEREENVHKEQEIE; this is translated from the exons ATGGAAACTACAAATATGAAGAGAAGATCTATGCCTGATAATGAAGTAAAAATTCTGGAACCGATATTAGTAAcattaaatagaaatgattCTACAGCACGTGATATTCATATTGATAAGCCTGAg ttCAAAATAGGAAGAGCAAGAGATAATGATGAGATTATATTAGACTTATTGATATCTAGAAAACATTGTGTTATAAGATATCAAGGGAATGGTGAATGGACTATCAAGGATTTAAGTTCTAGTTATACTTTTGTTAATGATGATGTTCTTGAATTAGGAAgtacaagaaaaatttttgttggaGATATTATTCAGTTTAGTACAAATAGCGATTATAAGTATGTCTTTACTCTTAACCTTACGGAAGAAACTAACTGTAAGAGGCAGCGGATAGACAAACAGTTATTTTACGAAGTCTTCGCAGAGCAAAAGACATCCGTTGAAACTCAAAAAAGtcagagaaaagaattaaaagataagTTAGAAAATAAGCAAAAGGAACAATTAgagttaaaagaagaattgaaTGTTTTGTTAAAACAATGGGATATGGTACATAATGATAAGGAAGGTTTAAAGaatcgaattgaaaaattaaaagacaaAATAGCAACTGGTAATAACCAAGAGAAACATTTACAAAGTATGTATTCTGAATTactgaaaaaatttaaaaatgaaaagactcgatttgaaattcgtttaagcgaagagagagaaaaatggcAAGAGGCACTTGATTTAAgtaagcaagaaaaaaaattggtgGAAATTAAAATGAGAAAACAAATGGGAAAATGGAGGGAAGAGCAACAAGCAGGGTGGAAGAGTCTGATGGAGAATATAGTTAtggaagagaaatatattcaagCGCAATTATTAACTGAAAAAATTGAACTAGAAGAAAAGCTTAAAGAAACTGAAAAAgctttaaaagataaagaaattaaatcagAATCTATACAATCAAAAAATG GTGCAATGGATACAGTTAGTAATATAATGGATGAACAATTGACATGTAGCGTATGctctgaattatttataaaagcaACGACTTTAAATTGTATGCAtacattttgttttcattGCATCGATACGTGgaataagaaacgaaaagaatgtCCAGTTTGTCGAGCTTCAGTTAAATCAATGAACAGATCTTTAgttttagataattttatagaGAAGATGTTAGATAAATTATCTATGCATATGAAGGATAGAAGAGCGGAAATCGTGGAAGAACGTGAAG CTTTAGAAAGGGAGGAAAACGTCCATAAAGAACAGGAAATAGAATAA
- the LOC127064745 gene encoding E3 ubiquitin-protein ligase RNF8-like isoform X1, whose protein sequence is METTNMKRRSMPDNEVKILEPILVTLNRNDSTARDIHIDKPEFKIGRARDNDEIILDLLISRKHCVIRYQGNGEWTIKDLSSSYTFVNDDVLELGSTRKIFVGDIIQFSTNSDYKYVFTLNLTEETNCKRQRIDKQLFYEVFAEQKTSVETQKSQRKELKDKLENKQKEQLELKEELNVLLKQWDMVHNDKEGLKNRIEKLKDKIATGNNQEKHLQSMYSELLKKFKNEKTRFEIRLSEEREKWQEALDLSKQEKKLVEIKMRKQMGKWREEQQAGWKSLMENIVMEEKYIQAQLLTEKIELEEKLKETEKALKDKEIKSESIQSKNAPGSNMLQEDSCIVLEVLDTSNLRIIDTIDLTKNNTDNVIVPIGAMDTVSNIMDEQLTCSVCSELFIKATTLNCMHTFCFHCIDTWNKKRKECPVCRASVKSMNRSLVLDNFIEKMLDKLSMHMKDRRAEIVEEREALEREENVHKEQEIE, encoded by the exons ATGGAAACTACAAATATGAAGAGAAGATCTATGCCTGATAATGAAGTAAAAATTCTGGAACCGATATTAGTAAcattaaatagaaatgattCTACAGCACGTGATATTCATATTGATAAGCCTGAg ttCAAAATAGGAAGAGCAAGAGATAATGATGAGATTATATTAGACTTATTGATATCTAGAAAACATTGTGTTATAAGATATCAAGGGAATGGTGAATGGACTATCAAGGATTTAAGTTCTAGTTATACTTTTGTTAATGATGATGTTCTTGAATTAGGAAgtacaagaaaaatttttgttggaGATATTATTCAGTTTAGTACAAATAGCGATTATAAGTATGTCTTTACTCTTAACCTTACGGAAGAAACTAACTGTAAGAGGCAGCGGATAGACAAACAGTTATTTTACGAAGTCTTCGCAGAGCAAAAGACATCCGTTGAAACTCAAAAAAGtcagagaaaagaattaaaagataagTTAGAAAATAAGCAAAAGGAACAATTAgagttaaaagaagaattgaaTGTTTTGTTAAAACAATGGGATATGGTACATAATGATAAGGAAGGTTTAAAGaatcgaattgaaaaattaaaagacaaAATAGCAACTGGTAATAACCAAGAGAAACATTTACAAAGTATGTATTCTGAATTactgaaaaaatttaaaaatgaaaagactcgatttgaaattcgtttaagcgaagagagagaaaaatggcAAGAGGCACTTGATTTAAgtaagcaagaaaaaaaattggtgGAAATTAAAATGAGAAAACAAATGGGAAAATGGAGGGAAGAGCAACAAGCAGGGTGGAAGAGTCTGATGGAGAATATAGTTAtggaagagaaatatattcaagCGCAATTATTAACTGAAAAAATTGAACTAGAAGAAAAGCTTAAAGAAACTGAAAAAgctttaaaagataaagaaattaaatcagAATCTATACAATCAAAAAATG CACCTGGATCTAATATGCTTCAGGAAGATAGTTGTATAGTGCTTGAAGTTCTGGATACTTCGAATCTACGTATTATAGATACTATAGatctaacaaaaaataatacagaCAATGTCATCGTACCCATAGGTGCAATGGATACAGTTAGTAATATAATGGATGAACAATTGACATGTAGCGTATGctctgaattatttataaaagcaACGACTTTAAATTGTATGCAtacattttgttttcattGCATCGATACGTGgaataagaaacgaaaagaatgtCCAGTTTGTCGAGCTTCAGTTAAATCAATGAACAGATCTTTAgttttagataattttatagaGAAGATGTTAGATAAATTATCTATGCATATGAAGGATAGAAGAGCGGAAATCGTGGAAGAACGTGAAG CTTTAGAAAGGGAGGAAAACGTCCATAAAGAACAGGAAATAGAATAA